The following are encoded in a window of bacterium SCSIO 12643 genomic DNA:
- a CDS encoding ribonucleotide-diphosphate reductase subunit beta gives MDSKDIHSTKIVEEPILKSNPNRFVLFPIQHNDIWQMYKDQQASIWTAEEIDLSSDIVDWETKLNDDERFFIKHILAFFAASDGIVNENLAEHFLNEVQYTEAKFFYGFQVMMENVHSETYSLLIDTYIKDPKEKDYLFNAIETFPPVRKKAEWALRWIDNGTFAERLIAFAAVEGIFFSGSFCSIFWLKKRGLMPGLTFSNELISRDEGMHMDFACLLYNEHLVNKLSVEKITKIISDAVNIEAEFVTSSLPVKLIGMNADLMNQYIQFVADRLLAQLGCPKIYNVSNPFDFMDMISLQGKTNFFEKRVAEYQKAGVSNTQVTTNEFSLDEDF, from the coding sequence ATGGATTCTAAAGATATTCATTCAACAAAAATTGTGGAAGAACCAATATTAAAGTCAAATCCGAATCGATTTGTTCTGTTTCCAATTCAACATAACGATATCTGGCAGATGTATAAAGATCAGCAGGCCAGTATTTGGACCGCTGAAGAAATTGATCTTTCATCAGACATTGTGGACTGGGAAACCAAATTAAATGATGATGAAAGGTTTTTCATTAAACACATCCTGGCGTTCTTTGCTGCTAGTGATGGTATTGTGAATGAAAATCTGGCTGAACACTTTCTAAATGAAGTACAATATACCGAAGCCAAGTTCTTCTACGGTTTTCAAGTGATGATGGAAAATGTACATTCTGAAACTTATTCCCTACTGATAGATACTTATATCAAAGATCCAAAAGAGAAAGATTATTTATTTAATGCTATCGAAACCTTCCCTCCGGTTCGTAAAAAAGCAGAATGGGCACTAAGATGGATTGACAATGGAACTTTTGCGGAACGTTTAATTGCTTTTGCGGCAGTTGAAGGTATCTTCTTTTCGGGTAGCTTCTGCTCTATTTTCTGGCTTAAAAAACGCGGATTAATGCCAGGGTTAACTTTCTCGAATGAACTTATTTCAAGAGATGAAGGTATGCATATGGATTTTGCTTGTTTATTGTATAATGAGCATCTGGTAAATAAACTATCTGTAGAAAAAATCACCAAAATCATTTCTGATGCTGTAAATATTGAGGCTGAATTTGTAACTAGCTCACTTCCGGTTAAACTTATTGGAATGAATGCGGACCTGATGAACCAATATATCCAATTCGTTGCTGATAGACTTTTGGCGCAATTGGGTTGTCCTAAAATCTATAATGTCTCAAATCCATTTGACTTTATGGATATGATTTCACTTCAGGGAAAAACAAACTTTTTCGAAAAAAGAGTTGCTGAATATCAAAAGGCAGGAGTTTCAAATACTCAGGTTACCACAAATGAATTCAGTCTGGATGAAGATTTCTAA
- a CDS encoding acyl-CoA thioesterase → MERQKQAIKNAETHVVKCVFPNTTNHYDTLFGGTALQWMDEVAFITATRFSRQKMVTVSSDKVDFKQPIPSGTFAELIGKITMVGNSSLKVRVEIYIEQMHKNHRELAVKGEFLMVAINDDKKAVPLQLPE, encoded by the coding sequence ATGGAGCGACAAAAACAGGCAATTAAAAATGCCGAAACACATGTGGTAAAATGCGTATTTCCTAATACCACAAATCATTATGATACTTTATTTGGTGGAACTGCTCTTCAATGGATGGACGAAGTCGCGTTCATTACTGCAACACGATTTAGCCGTCAAAAAATGGTTACTGTAAGTTCAGATAAAGTAGACTTCAAACAGCCTATACCTTCGGGAACTTTTGCGGAACTCATTGGAAAAATAACCATGGTTGGCAACTCCAGTCTTAAGGTGCGTGTTGAAATCTACATTGAGCAGATGCATAAAAACCATAGAGAATTAGCTGTAAAAGGCGAATTTCTTATGGTTGCAATTAACGATGACAAAAAAGCTGTTCCATTACAATTACCGGAATAA
- a CDS encoding M13 family metallopeptidase, which translates to MKFNQSIFILPLVALATSCASDNATVKQEEKPVVEKHHGLDLSNMDESMRVQDDFFMHVNGNWVKNTEIPGDQGSWGAFNELRENNNKVVLEVLESASSSNKYDANSDQKKAANFYAVGMDSTAAEKAGLTPLDPFFSKIDAISNKDELVNYLAYEETYGGGSFFGFAIFPNVKNSNVKAAYLAQDGLGLPDSDYYSKTDEKSVDIQNKYKAYISNMLTIKGQTPEDAKANAEKIYELEADLASASMNSTESRNLQAQYNPYKKEDLSKLAPSINWDAYFKTMGIEDLDTLIVMQPKFIQKMEDIINANDIELWKNYLTYKIMSNYAGYLNNEMVQTSFDFYGKELSGTTEMRDRWKRVLSATNRYVGEAIGKLYVDAVFPPEAKETAKEMVSNILDAMKNRIQNLDWMTEETKVKAQEKLASFTVKIGYPDKWKDYSSLDIKTVENGGSYAGNAMAAKNWNFRDEVAKLHEPVDKSEWGMTPQTVNAYYNPLANEIVFPAAILQPPFFDFNADAPVNYGGIGAVIGHEISHGFDDQGSQFDASGNMVNWWTETDLKQFQERGQKLIAQFDAIEALPGVHVNGKLTLGENIGDLGGVNLAWDALQAYFKANGKTETIDGLTPEERFFMSWGTIWRTKYRDEALRSQINTNPHAPGMYRANEPLRNVDAFYEVFKIQENDSMYIAKDDRVSIW; encoded by the coding sequence ATGAAATTCAACCAATCAATTTTTATTCTTCCGTTGGTAGCTTTAGCCACATCATGTGCGAGCGATAATGCTACTGTAAAACAGGAGGAAAAACCTGTGGTGGAAAAACATCATGGTTTAGACCTATCGAATATGGATGAGTCTATGCGTGTTCAAGACGATTTCTTTATGCACGTAAACGGTAACTGGGTTAAGAATACAGAAATTCCTGGTGATCAAGGTTCCTGGGGAGCTTTTAACGAACTAAGAGAGAACAACAATAAAGTAGTTCTAGAAGTTTTAGAAAGTGCTTCTAGTAGTAACAAATATGATGCGAACAGCGATCAAAAGAAAGCGGCTAACTTCTACGCAGTAGGTATGGATAGTACTGCAGCTGAAAAAGCGGGATTAACTCCATTAGATCCGTTCTTTAGTAAAATTGATGCGATTTCAAACAAAGATGAATTGGTGAATTATTTAGCATATGAAGAAACTTATGGTGGAGGTTCATTCTTTGGATTTGCAATTTTTCCAAACGTTAAAAATTCAAATGTAAAAGCAGCTTATTTAGCGCAAGACGGTTTAGGATTACCGGATAGTGATTACTATTCTAAAACAGATGAAAAATCTGTTGATATCCAAAACAAATACAAAGCTTATATCAGTAACATGCTTACCATCAAAGGACAGACTCCTGAAGATGCTAAAGCAAATGCAGAAAAAATCTATGAATTGGAAGCGGATTTAGCTTCTGCTTCAATGAACTCTACCGAGAGTAGAAATCTTCAAGCGCAATACAATCCTTACAAAAAAGAAGATTTAAGCAAATTAGCTCCTTCTATTAATTGGGATGCGTATTTCAAAACAATGGGGATTGAAGACCTGGATACTTTAATCGTAATGCAACCAAAGTTCATTCAAAAAATGGAAGACATCATTAATGCAAATGATATTGAACTTTGGAAAAACTATCTGACTTACAAAATCATGAGTAACTATGCAGGTTACTTAAACAATGAGATGGTTCAAACTTCATTCGATTTCTACGGAAAAGAATTAAGCGGAACTACTGAAATGCGTGACAGATGGAAAAGAGTCTTAAGCGCAACAAACAGATACGTTGGTGAAGCGATTGGTAAACTTTATGTAGACGCAGTATTCCCTCCTGAAGCAAAAGAAACTGCAAAGGAAATGGTGAGTAACATCCTTGACGCTATGAAAAATAGAATCCAGAATCTGGATTGGATGACTGAAGAAACTAAAGTTAAAGCACAAGAGAAATTAGCAAGTTTCACTGTAAAAATTGGATATCCTGACAAATGGAAAGATTACAGTTCTTTAGACATTAAAACAGTTGAAAACGGTGGATCATATGCTGGAAATGCAATGGCTGCTAAAAACTGGAACTTCAGAGATGAGGTAGCTAAATTACACGAACCAGTGGACAAATCTGAGTGGGGAATGACTCCTCAAACCGTTAATGCATATTACAACCCATTAGCAAATGAGATCGTATTCCCAGCAGCAATTTTACAACCTCCATTTTTTGATTTCAATGCAGATGCGCCTGTAAACTATGGTGGAATTGGTGCGGTTATCGGTCATGAAATCTCCCACGGGTTTGATGATCAGGGAAGTCAATTTGATGCAAGTGGAAATATGGTAAACTGGTGGACTGAAACTGATTTAAAACAATTCCAGGAACGTGGTCAAAAACTTATTGCTCAATTTGATGCAATTGAAGCTTTACCTGGAGTTCATGTAAACGGTAAATTAACACTTGGAGAAAACATTGGTGACTTAGGTGGTGTTAACCTAGCTTGGGATGCATTACAAGCGTACTTTAAAGCTAATGGTAAGACAGAAACCATTGATGGACTTACTCCTGAAGAAAGATTCTTCATGTCCTGGGGTACCATCTGGCGTACAAAATACCGTGATGAGGCTTTAAGAAGTCAAATCAACACCAATCCTCATGCACCTGGTATGTATAGAGCAAACGAACCGTTAAGAAACGTGGATGCATTCTACGAAGTTTTCAAAATTCAAGAAAACGATAGTATGTATATTGCTAAAGACGATCGTGTATCAATTTGGTAA
- a CDS encoding AI-2E family transporter, whose product MTDINESKKAFPTIFYLAAIVIVLGGIMYASDIVTQFLMAVFVAIIASKPVRYLQKKGVPAGVSVTIVLIFIILLTSFLGGVIGSSVAKFTSNQDLYSEKVSHATHGLFDFLEARGINTSKERIIKTVDPGMIMNFTAKILNGLGSLMGNMAMILLIVAFMLAEQTSYGVKIRAIMNKPESSMSNITVAMDQINQYLGIKTITSLSTGVIIGLLLWAIGVDFPFMWGLIAFLMNYIPNIGSIIAAIPAMFMAFISLGLTGMIWTIVIFLAVNIIIGSIIEPRIMGKGLGISTLVVLLSLIFWGWILGTTGMFLSIPLTLAAKIAFESQESTKWMAVLLGTEEDANEIIKQRGN is encoded by the coding sequence ATGACAGATATTAACGAATCGAAAAAAGCCTTTCCAACTATATTTTATTTAGCCGCTATTGTTATTGTATTAGGAGGGATTATGTATGCTTCCGATATTGTAACTCAATTTTTAATGGCTGTTTTTGTGGCAATTATTGCGTCTAAACCAGTACGATATCTCCAAAAGAAAGGTGTGCCCGCAGGTGTTTCTGTAACTATTGTATTGATATTTATCATTTTGCTCACTTCATTTCTAGGTGGTGTAATAGGATCATCAGTTGCGAAGTTTACCTCAAATCAAGACTTATACAGTGAGAAGGTGTCTCATGCAACACATGGCTTATTTGATTTTCTGGAAGCGCGAGGAATTAATACTTCTAAAGAAAGAATTATTAAGACAGTAGATCCGGGAATGATCATGAATTTTACAGCCAAAATTTTGAATGGATTGGGAAGTTTGATGGGCAATATGGCGATGATATTGTTAATTGTAGCTTTTATGCTGGCGGAACAGACTAGCTATGGAGTCAAGATACGCGCTATTATGAATAAGCCGGAAAGTTCGATGTCCAATATTACCGTAGCCATGGATCAAATCAATCAGTATCTGGGAATTAAAACTATAACAAGTTTATCTACAGGTGTGATCATTGGTTTACTACTATGGGCCATAGGAGTAGATTTTCCTTTTATGTGGGGCTTGATCGCATTTTTGATGAATTACATTCCAAATATTGGTTCGATCATAGCAGCTATTCCCGCTATGTTTATGGCATTTATTAGTTTGGGCTTAACAGGAATGATTTGGACTATTGTGATCTTTCTAGCTGTAAATATCATTATCGGAAGTATCATTGAACCTCGCATCATGGGGAAGGGGCTCGGTATTTCGACTCTGGTTGTTTTATTGTCTTTGATTTTTTGGGGCTGGATTCTGGGGACAACAGGAATGTTCTTGTCAATACCGTTGACTTTAGCCGCTAAAATAGCTTTTGAATCTCAAGAGTCAACTAAATGGATGGCTGTTTTATTAGGGACAGAAGAAGATGCAAATGAAATAATAAAACAGCGAGGAAATTAA
- a CDS encoding acyl-CoA carboxylase subunit beta translates to MTKKEELEFNKNEDRNKLKVSKLNQKLEKVYLGGGQKRIDKQHAQGKLTARERVEYLLDDNAPQIEIGAFAGDEMYPEYGGCPAGGVIVKIGYVAGKECIVVANDATVKAGAWFPITGKKNLRAQEIAMENNLPIIYLVDSAGVFLPMQDEIFPDKEHFGRIFRNNAKMSSMGITQIAAVMGSCVAGGAYLPIMSDEALIVDKTGTIFLAGSYLVKAAIGEDIDNETLGGGTTHSEISGVVDYKCADDQDALDRIKRMMDKIGASEKAGFNRKESAEPQFDPNEIFGILPESNAKPYQMREIIKRLVDNSEFDEYKEGYGKSIVTGYARIDGWAVGIVANQREMVKSKKGEMQFGGVIYSDSADKAARFIMNCNQKKIPLVFLQDVTGFMVGSRSEHGGIIKDGAKLVNAMANSVVPKFTIVVGNSYGAGNYAMCGKAYDPRLIVGWPSAQVAVMGGAQAAKVLLQIEVSSKKAKGEELSKEDEEALFNKIKQRYDNQTTPYYAASRLWLDAIINPLDTRKWVSMGIEMANHKPITERYNVGVIQT, encoded by the coding sequence ATGACTAAAAAAGAAGAACTAGAATTTAATAAAAACGAAGACCGAAATAAACTTAAAGTTTCCAAGCTTAACCAAAAATTAGAAAAGGTTTACTTAGGTGGTGGACAAAAACGTATTGATAAACAACATGCTCAGGGCAAACTCACCGCAAGAGAACGTGTTGAATATTTATTAGACGACAATGCTCCGCAAATTGAAATTGGCGCTTTTGCTGGAGATGAAATGTATCCGGAATACGGAGGTTGTCCTGCCGGAGGTGTAATCGTAAAGATTGGTTATGTTGCTGGTAAAGAATGTATCGTTGTTGCAAATGATGCTACAGTAAAAGCAGGTGCATGGTTTCCAATTACAGGTAAGAAAAACTTGAGAGCTCAGGAAATTGCGATGGAAAATAATCTACCTATTATTTACCTGGTAGATAGCGCAGGAGTTTTCTTACCGATGCAAGACGAAATTTTCCCGGACAAAGAGCATTTCGGGCGTATTTTCAGAAACAATGCGAAAATGTCTAGCATGGGAATTACACAAATCGCTGCTGTCATGGGTTCTTGCGTTGCCGGTGGAGCTTATCTACCGATCATGAGTGACGAAGCTTTAATTGTAGATAAAACAGGTACTATTTTCTTAGCAGGCTCATACCTCGTAAAAGCGGCTATTGGTGAAGATATTGATAATGAAACTTTAGGAGGTGGTACAACACATAGCGAAATTTCCGGAGTTGTAGATTATAAATGTGCGGATGATCAGGATGCCTTGGATCGCATCAAAAGAATGATGGATAAAATTGGAGCAAGTGAAAAAGCTGGTTTTAATAGAAAAGAATCTGCCGAACCACAATTTGATCCAAACGAAATTTTTGGAATTCTACCGGAAAGTAATGCCAAACCATATCAAATGCGTGAAATCATTAAACGTTTGGTAGACAACTCTGAATTTGACGAGTATAAAGAAGGTTATGGTAAAAGTATTGTCACCGGTTACGCCAGAATTGATGGGTGGGCTGTAGGTATTGTAGCCAACCAGAGAGAAATGGTAAAAAGTAAAAAAGGTGAAATGCAATTTGGTGGTGTTATTTATTCTGATTCTGCCGACAAAGCTGCTCGTTTTATTATGAACTGTAACCAAAAGAAAATTCCTTTAGTTTTCTTACAGGACGTGACAGGTTTTATGGTAGGTTCTAGATCAGAACACGGTGGGATCATTAAAGACGGTGCAAAACTGGTAAATGCTATGGCTAATTCAGTTGTTCCTAAATTTACAATTGTTGTCGGTAACTCTTATGGTGCAGGTAACTATGCAATGTGCGGTAAAGCTTATGACCCTAGACTTATTGTGGGATGGCCATCTGCCCAGGTAGCCGTTATGGGAGGCGCTCAAGCTGCAAAAGTTTTATTACAAATCGAAGTAAGTAGCAAAAAAGCCAAAGGCGAAGAACTATCAAAAGAAGATGAGGAAGCATTGTTTAACAAAATCAAACAACGCTACGATAACCAAACGACACCATATTATGCGGCAAGCAGATTATGGTTAGATGCTATTATTAACCCATTAGATACCAGAAAATGGGTTTCTATGGGGATTGAAATGGCCAATCATAAACCTATTACAGAAAGATATAACGTTGGAGTTATTCAAACGTAA
- a CDS encoding transposase encodes MKITPLEPGNFYHYYNRGNNKENLFRSDNNYQYFISLMFKYLPAVADVYSYCLLPNHFHLILRIKDEHQLSFEYFNQRQISQPFSNFFNAYAKAFNKMYCRTGSLFQKHPKRIKVNNSDYLKNLIIYINTNSSHHGIANFETYKYSSYLDLISNVPAEISRKEVISLFDDVENFKLTLKMKKDFTLSNLPGLIDLVG; translated from the coding sequence ATGAAAATAACTCCACTTGAACCTGGTAATTTTTACCATTATTATAATCGTGGTAACAACAAAGAGAATCTTTTCCGGTCCGATAATAACTATCAATATTTTATTTCTCTCATGTTTAAATATTTACCTGCGGTCGCTGATGTATATAGTTACTGTTTACTCCCGAATCACTTTCATTTAATTCTTAGAATAAAAGATGAACATCAATTGAGTTTTGAATATTTCAATCAAAGACAAATTTCACAACCATTTTCTAACTTTTTTAACGCATACGCAAAAGCATTTAATAAAATGTATTGCAGAACTGGTAGCTTGTTTCAAAAGCATCCCAAACGTATTAAAGTTAATAATTCTGATTATTTGAAAAACTTAATCATTTATATAAACACCAATTCCTCTCATCATGGAATCGCCAACTTTGAGACCTATAAATACTCTTCCTATCTAGATTTGATATCAAATGTGCCAGCGGAAATTTCAAGAAAAGAAGTAATTAGTTTATTTGATGATGTTGAAAATTTCAAATTAACATTAAAAATGAAAAAAGATTTTACCCTCTCTAACCTACCAGGTCTTATAGACCTGGTAGGTTAG